Proteins co-encoded in one Neodiprion lecontei isolate iyNeoLeco1 chromosome 3, iyNeoLeco1.1, whole genome shotgun sequence genomic window:
- the LOC107224615 gene encoding alpha-glucosidase — protein MERDEKGVHSVSTMGCLHAVLFLSLGSLVVGEITNKGWWKDTVFYQIYPRSFMDYNGDGVGDLKGITSKLEHFVDADIGAVWISPIYTSPMVDFGYDIANFREIDPIFGNLADFQALTAKAKQLGIKVILDFVPNHTSDEHEWFEKSVQGIAPYDKYYVWRDGTVDDDGTRLPPNNWISVFSGPAWTFNEQRGQWYFHQFAEQQPDLNYFNTLVQSEMKNVLSFWLSLGVDGFRVDAVPHLVEVEDLTDEPLSNTPGVNPNDYPYLDHIYTKDHELTYQIIKEWKDLLDDYADSTNTDEKVLMTEAYTDLPNTMRYYDCGVQIPFNFKFIMEISSDSTAVDYKNAIDTWLDNMPKTGVANWVMGNHDRSRTASRFPDRADQMTMLAMILPGVAVTYNGEEIGMTDTWISWANTQDPQACNTDPDRYEVHSRDPNRSPFQWDATKNAGFSTSTTTWIPVNSNYLVLNLKQEKQDLISHYKVYQALTKLRKETVLREGEYEVKIVNNQVLAVIRTHVEGGVTEKVILLINFDNSVGKTVDLTASSIADKSAKTSVYTSSVQFRTTVGAEIDATKIQLPAKASIVLLSRSGAAHITGSIFLTIFALVIKHFLIQSD, from the exons ATGGAACGCGACGAGAAGGGCGTGCACAGTGTGTCAACGATGGGGTGCCTTCATGCCGTTCTGTTCTTGTCTCTCGGTTCCCTAGTTGTCGGGGAAATAACGAACAAGGGATGGTGGAAGGACACGGTCTTCTATCAAATCTACCCCCGAAGTTTTATGGACTACAACGGAGACGGCGTCGGTGACCTAAAAG GCATCACGTCGAAGCTCGAGCACTTTGTCGACGCTGATATCGGAGCGGTGTGGATATCACCGATATACACGAGTCCCATGGTGGACTTCGGGTATGACATAGCAAATTTCCGGGAGATAGATCCGATCTTTGGTAACCTCGCCGACTTCCAGGCACTCACTGCCAAGGCCAAGCAGCTGGGAATCAAG GTGATCCTCGACTTTGTTCCGAACCACACCTCGGACGAGCACGAATGGTTCGAGAAGAGCGTGCAAGGTATTGCTCCCTATGACAAGTATTACGTATGGCGAGATGGCACAGTTGATGATGACGGTACTCGATTGCCACCCAACAACTGGATTAGCGTCTTCAGCGGCCCGGCATGGACGTTCAACGAGCAGAGGGGACAGTGGTACTTTCACCAGTTCGCCGAACAGCAACCCGATCTGAACTATTTCAACACGTTGGTACAGTCGGAAATGAAG AATGTGCTGAGCTTCTGGTTGAGCCTAGGAGTCGATGGTTTCCGAGTGGACGCCGTGCCGCATCTGGTCGAGGTTGAGGACCTCACAGACGAACCACTGAGCAACACGCCGGGAGTGAATCCGAACGACTATCCGTACCTGGACCACATTTACACCAAGGACCACGAGCTCACCTACCAGATAATCAAGGAGTGGAAGGATCTGCTCGACGATTACGCGGACAGTACGAACACCGACGAGAAG GTATTGATGACCGAGGCGTACACGGATCTGCCCAACACCATGAGGTACTACGACTGCGGGGTCCAAATCCCGTTCAACTTCAAGTTCATAATGGAGATCAGTAGCGACTCGACAGCCGTGGACTACAAGAACGCGATAGACACTTGGCTGGACAACATGCCGAAGACGGGAGTGGCTAATTGGGTC ATGGGTAACCACGACCGCAGTCGAACAGCCTCTCGATTTCCGGATCGAGCCGATCAAATGACGATGCTGGCGATGATACTACCAGGGGTCGCGGTCACCTACAACGGCGAGGAAATCGGCATGACCGACACTTGGATATCCTGGGCTAACACGCAAGACCCCCAGGCCTGTAATACCGATCCCGATCGCTACGAAGTTCATTCCCGCGATCCAAACCGATCACCGTTCCAGTGGGACGCTACAAAGAACGCAG GTTTTTCGACCAGCACAACTACTTGGATACCGGTCAACAGCAATTACCTGGTGTTGAACTTGAAGCAGGAGAAACAGGACCTGATTTCTCATTACAAGGTTTACCAAGCGCTGACGAAGCTCAGAAAGGAAACGGTGCTTAGAGAGGGTGAATACGAGGTGAAGATCGTGAACAATCAGGTGCTCGCCGTGATTCGTACGCACGTTGAAGGAGGTGTTACTGAGAAAGTGATACTTTTGATAAACTTCGACAATAGTGTCGGGAAGACCGTCGATTTAACGGCGTCAAGTATTGCCGATAAATCGGCAAAGACGAGCGTCTACACTTCAAGCGTTCAGTTCAGAACCACCGTCGG cgCTGAAATCGACGCTACGAAGATTCAACTTCCGGCTAAGGCGTCGATCGTTCTGCTCTCTCGCAGTGGTGCTGCCCACATAACCGGTAGTATTTTCTTAACGATTTTCGCCCTCGTCATTAAACACTTCCTCATACAAAGCGATTGA